Sequence from the Candidatus Woesearchaeota archaeon genome:
GATTTCTCTTCCTAAAACCATAGGGAAAAAACACAACCTGGAAATCACGGTTTCTGATGAACAATGGGAGTTGATCTTTGATGCGCTAAACAAAGGCGATTTAGTAAAAGATTCTCTTGAACAAGTGGTTCTTGATATCGCCAAGGGCACTTTTGATCTTTCTAAGTATAAGCCAATGAGTGATGATGAGTTACGCGCGGAACTCTCTAACATTATTTCTCAAAACGCTGGTGCTCATCCCAAAGCAATTATTGGCAAAGCGATGGGAGCGCTTAAAGGAAAAGCAGATGGTGCAAAAATCATGAAGATGTTAAAAGAATTGCAATCCTAACTCTCGTAGTAACTTCGCATTTACAGCATGCACTCATGGGTAACATACAACCACTGCTTGACCAGATCACCATCACCCTCAAACAATTCTAACTTCTTGTGTTTTTTCATAATCATTCTCAAATCCTTCGATGTAATGATAAGACCATCACGGGAGAAAACGCCCGGGATGGGATTCGAACCCACAACCTGCGGATTAGGAGTCCGCTGCACTATCCAGGTTATGCTACCCGGGCATATACTGGGGAGTTAAGTAGTTGTTTAAGAAGATTGTGGGTTGAAGATACTGTTCGCAGAGTTAACCATTATAAAGACTAACTAAGAACATCCTAACATGCAACTTAAAGCAATACCTGCAGATTTCATTGTTGAAGAAGAGAGTATTCTTCCAGAACAGTCAAACGGCCCCTTTCACTATTTTAGACTTACCAAAACAAATTATGATTGGTACAAAGTACAAAACTTGTTGTGTAAGGTTTTTTCTTGTTCTCCTAAAGATATAGGAATTGCAGGAATTAAAGACAAAAATGCAATCACCACCCAGATTATTTCCATAAGAACAAGAAAACCCTTTGCTGTGCAAAGATTCAAACATAAAGATATTCAACTCGAGTACTTGCATGCAGGATCTGAGCCTATCAAGAGGGGTTTTCTCAAAGGGAACAGATTCACACTTGTTGTGCGAGGAGTGCATAAAAAACCACTGTATCGTGACTGGTTTATCAATTACTTTGATGATCAGCGTTTTTCTAAGAATAATATAACTATTGGCTTGTGCTTGCTTAAACAAGAATATGAGGCGGCATGTGAGCTTTTGAAGAATGAAACCCTAACTGAGTTTTTAGGAAAACGTCCTCGCGATTATGTGGGCGCACTCAAAAAACTCCCCTACTCTTTGCTCACCTTCTACGCACATGCTGTGCAAAGCGCAATATTCAACGAATATGTTTCCTCTCTTCTTGACGGTCCTACGATTGAAAC
This genomic interval carries:
- the truD gene encoding tRNA pseudouridine(13) synthase TruD, which produces MQLKAIPADFIVEEESILPEQSNGPFHYFRLTKTNYDWYKVQNLLCKVFSCSPKDIGIAGIKDKNAITTQIISIRTRKPFAVQRFKHKDIQLEYLHAGSEPIKRGFLKGNRFTLVVRGVHKKPLYRDWFINYFDDQRFSKNNITIGLCLLKQEYEAACELLKNETLTEFLGKRPRDYVGALKKLPYSLLTFYAHAVQSAIFNEYVSSLLDGPTIETSIGSFHVPLKRPKDFSAPLVGFETDIDEHLQALLQRYGIKQQCFVNRQLPALTCEGGVRDAVVDVEDLQIGNLEPDELGDAQKITLSFTLPKGCYATMFIKQLFV